The following are encoded in a window of Castanea sativa cultivar Marrone di Chiusa Pesio chromosome 5, ASM4071231v1 genomic DNA:
- the LOC142637167 gene encoding prohibitin-1, mitochondrial-like — translation MSAAASKLPKVLVRLGLIGGISLYAAYHSLYNVEGGHRAIVFNRIHGVKDRVYTEGTHLMIPWFERPIVYDVRARPHLVESTSGSRDLQMVKIGLRVLTRPEAQKLPTIYRTLGQNYNERVLPSITHETLKSVVARYNASQLLTQREKVSAEIRDVLNKRAANFNIALDDVSITSLTFGKEFTSAIEAKQIAAQEAERAKYIVEKAEQDKKGAIIRAQGEAKSAQLIGEAIAKNESFITLRRIEAAREIAQTISNSVNKVYLNAGDLLLNLKGINLEKCKQ, via the exons ATGAGTGCTGCTGCCAGTAAGCTGCCTAAGGTATTGGTAAGGCTGGGACTTATTGGAGGCATTAGTCTATATGCGGCTTACCATAGTCTTTACAATGTTGAGGGAGGGCATAGGGCTATTGTGTTTAACCGCATACACGGTGTCAAAGACAGG GTTTACACTGAAGGAACACACTTAATGATTCCATGGTTTGAAAGGCCAATAGTTTATGATGTTCGAGCTCGACCCCATCTTGTTGAGAGTACATCTGGGAGTCGTGACCTTCAAATG GTCAAGATAGGGCTTCGAGTTCTTACACGTCCTGAGGCACAGAAACTGCCCACAATCTACCGAACTCTTGGTCAGAACTATAATGAGAGAGTCCTGCCTTCAATAACTCATGAAACTCTGAAATCCGTGGTTGCTCGATATAATGCTAGCCAGCTCCTCACTCAGAGAGAG AAAGTTAGTGCTGAGATTCGTGACGTACTGAATAAAAGGGCAGCCAACTTCAACATTGCACTAGATGATGTGTCAATTACAAGCCTAACTTTTGGTAAGGAGTTTACATCTGCCATTGAAGCTAAGCAAATTGCTGCTCAAGAAGCTGAGAGGGCAAAATATATTGTTGAGAAAGCCGAGCAAGATAAGAAAGGTGCCATCATCAGGGCACAG GGTGAAGCCAAGAGTGCCCAGCTAATTGGTGAAGCCATTGCCAAGAATGAGTCATTCATCACGCTTCGAAGAATTGAAGCTGCAAGAGAGATAGCGCAGACAATATCAAATTCGGTCAACAAAGTGTACTTGAATGCTGGTGACCTTTTGCTGAACCTTAAAGgaattaatttagaaaaatgcAAGCAGTGA